A section of the Agrococcus sp. SGAir0287 genome encodes:
- a CDS encoding M16 family metallopeptidase, which yields MSAPVPLPLESPDTTIAASGGALVRRTVLPTGLRVLSEHVPGASSVTVGFWVPVGSRDEQPITYGSTHFLEHLLFKGTQRRSAFDIAVAFDAVGGEHNALTAKEHTCYYAKVRDRDLPMAVEVLTDMVTSSLLDADEFESERGVILEELAMADDDPGDVAGELLARLVYGEHPLGRPIGGTKETIRAVSRDDVAAHYREHYRARDLVVTVAGAVDHDALVGLVERALADSGWDDAPSAPHARRATDPAAIAGGAIEAIERPLEQVNLMIGMPGLLAADRRRAHLSVMNTLLGAGMSSRLFQEVRERRGLAYSVYSYSSLYSDAGSFGMYAGCTPAKAGEVARIMLGELDRLASDGVSEEELVRAKGQIAGASALALEDSDSRMSRLGRAELTMGEFSDLDAVLAAVDRVTGDDVRAIAAEVAGGRRSIAAVGPVRADVFAGLA from the coding sequence ATGTCTGCCCCCGTGCCGCTGCCGCTCGAGTCCCCGGACACCACGATCGCCGCGTCGGGCGGCGCGCTCGTCCGGCGCACGGTGCTGCCCACGGGCCTGCGGGTGCTCAGCGAGCACGTCCCCGGCGCCTCGAGCGTCACGGTCGGCTTCTGGGTGCCGGTCGGCTCCCGCGACGAGCAGCCCATCACGTACGGCTCGACGCACTTCCTCGAGCACCTGCTGTTCAAGGGCACGCAGCGCCGATCCGCGTTCGACATCGCCGTCGCGTTCGACGCCGTCGGCGGCGAGCACAACGCGCTCACGGCGAAGGAGCACACCTGCTACTACGCCAAGGTGCGCGACCGCGACCTGCCGATGGCCGTCGAGGTGCTCACCGACATGGTCACGTCCTCGCTGCTCGACGCGGACGAGTTCGAGAGCGAGCGCGGCGTCATCCTCGAGGAGCTCGCGATGGCGGACGACGACCCGGGCGACGTCGCCGGCGAGCTGCTCGCGCGCCTCGTCTACGGCGAGCATCCGCTGGGCCGTCCCATCGGCGGCACGAAGGAGACCATCCGCGCCGTCTCCCGCGACGACGTCGCCGCGCACTACCGCGAGCACTACCGTGCTCGCGACCTCGTCGTGACCGTCGCCGGCGCCGTCGACCACGACGCGCTCGTCGGGCTCGTGGAGCGCGCCCTGGCCGACAGCGGCTGGGACGACGCGCCCTCGGCGCCGCACGCGCGCCGCGCGACGGATCCCGCCGCGATCGCAGGCGGCGCGATCGAGGCGATCGAGCGACCCCTCGAGCAGGTGAACCTCATGATCGGCATGCCGGGCCTGCTCGCCGCCGACCGTCGCCGCGCCCACCTGTCGGTCATGAACACCCTGCTCGGCGCCGGCATGTCGTCGCGCCTCTTCCAGGAGGTGCGCGAGCGTCGCGGCCTCGCATACTCGGTCTACTCGTACTCGTCGCTCTACTCCGACGCCGGCTCGTTCGGCATGTACGCCGGCTGCACGCCCGCGAAGGCGGGCGAGGTCGCGCGCATCATGCTCGGCGAGCTCGACCGCCTCGCGAGCGACGGCGTGAGCGAGGAGGAGCTCGTGCGTGCGAAGGGGCAGATCGCGGGCGCGAGCGCCCTGGCGCTCGAGGACTCCGACTCGCGCATGTCGCGCCTCGGCCGCGCCGAGCTCACGATGGGGGAGTTCTCGGACCTCGACGCCGTGCTCGCCGCCGTCGACCGGGTCACGGGCGACGACGTGCGCGCGATCGCCGCCGAGGTCGCGGGCGGTCGTCGCTCGATCGCCGCCGTCGGCCCCGTGCGCGCCGACGTCTTCGCAGGGCTCGCCTGA
- a CDS encoding ribokinase, which yields MSVIVVGSINVDVTVVADRMAQAGETITGTALETGLGGKGANQAVAAARAGAPTAMVGCVGSDAFADVALGGLRDSDVDTDAVRVVDGGTGIAHIRVAGGDNSIVVVPLANARLAVAQAREALAATEASVLLLQLEVEQEVVVAAAEAAHARGIRVVLDPAPAAPLPESIWRHVSLVKPNEHEAALLTGVEVTDAASAERAAQWFLERGVEAAIVTLGKAGAVLVDGAGARTLAGHVVDAVDSTAAGDTFSGFLAAALADGASLDDAARRAMAAAAISVTRVGATASIPSGAEVDAFLAGA from the coding sequence ATGAGCGTCATCGTGGTCGGCAGCATCAACGTGGACGTGACGGTCGTCGCGGATCGCATGGCGCAGGCGGGGGAGACGATCACCGGCACGGCGCTGGAGACCGGCCTCGGCGGCAAGGGTGCGAACCAGGCCGTCGCCGCAGCCCGCGCCGGCGCGCCGACCGCGATGGTCGGATGCGTGGGATCGGATGCGTTCGCGGACGTCGCCCTCGGCGGCCTGCGGGACTCGGACGTCGACACGGACGCCGTGCGGGTCGTGGACGGCGGCACGGGCATCGCCCACATCCGCGTCGCCGGCGGCGACAACTCCATCGTGGTCGTGCCGCTCGCCAACGCCCGCCTCGCGGTCGCGCAGGCTCGCGAGGCGCTCGCCGCGACCGAGGCGTCCGTGCTGCTGCTGCAGCTCGAGGTCGAGCAGGAGGTCGTCGTCGCCGCCGCCGAGGCGGCGCACGCCCGCGGCATCCGCGTCGTCCTCGATCCCGCGCCGGCTGCGCCGCTGCCCGAGTCGATCTGGCGGCACGTGAGCCTCGTGAAGCCCAACGAGCACGAGGCGGCGCTGCTCACGGGCGTCGAGGTGACGGATGCGGCGAGCGCCGAGCGCGCGGCGCAGTGGTTCCTCGAGCGCGGCGTCGAGGCCGCGATCGTCACCCTCGGCAAGGCGGGCGCCGTGCTCGTGGACGGCGCGGGCGCGCGCACCCTCGCAGGGCACGTCGTCGACGCCGTCGACTCGACCGCCGCGGGCGACACGTTCTCGGGCTTCCTGGCGGCCGCGCTCGCGGACGGCGCGAGCCTCGACGACGCCGCGCGCCGTGCGATGGCGGCGGCGGCGATCTCGGTCACGCGCGTCGGCGCCACGGCGTCCATCCCGTCCGGCGCGGAGGTCGACGCGTTCCTGGCCGGCGCCTGA
- a CDS encoding histidine phosphatase family protein: MAHHLYLVRHGEQQDAEHGVEDGPLSARGVRQSHLIADRLSGVAFTEAYHSPLVRAEHTARVMHERLPATEFQPHALLMDCIPSGPEPEMPHAYQAFFTGVTDAEVDAGRAQMADAVEQWLMPRGERSDVLLVTHNFVIGWFVRHVLDAPDWKWMTLNQANGGLTVIHMRPGRPPQLLCHNDLGHLPVELRTGMPTALPV; the protein is encoded by the coding sequence GTGGCGCATCACCTGTACCTCGTCCGTCACGGCGAGCAGCAGGATGCCGAGCACGGCGTCGAGGACGGCCCGCTGTCGGCGCGCGGCGTGCGCCAGTCGCACCTCATCGCCGATCGGCTGAGCGGCGTCGCCTTCACCGAGGCCTACCACTCGCCGCTCGTCCGGGCGGAGCACACGGCGCGCGTGATGCACGAGCGACTGCCGGCGACCGAGTTCCAGCCGCATGCGCTGCTCATGGACTGCATCCCGTCCGGCCCCGAGCCCGAGATGCCGCACGCGTACCAGGCCTTCTTCACCGGCGTCACGGATGCGGAGGTCGACGCGGGTCGCGCGCAGATGGCGGACGCGGTCGAGCAGTGGCTCATGCCCCGCGGCGAGCGCAGCGACGTGCTGCTCGTGACGCACAACTTCGTCATCGGCTGGTTCGTGCGGCACGTGCTCGACGCGCCGGACTGGAAGTGGATGACGCTCAACCAGGCCAACGGCGGCCTCACGGTCATCCACATGCGCCCGGGTCGCCCGCCGCAGCTGCTGTGCCACAACGACCTCGGCCACCTGCCCGTCGAGCTGCGCACGGGCATGCCGACGGCGCTGCCGGTCTGA
- the rpsO gene encoding 30S ribosomal protein S15 produces the protein MSLNSEVKQAIIAEYATHEGDTGSPEVQVAILSRRIKDLTEHLKEHKHDHHSRRGLLLLVGQRRRLLGYLQDIDIARYRSLIERLGLRR, from the coding sequence ATGAGCCTGAACTCTGAGGTCAAGCAGGCGATCATCGCCGAGTACGCCACCCACGAGGGTGACACGGGCAGCCCCGAGGTGCAGGTCGCGATCCTCTCGCGCCGCATCAAGGACCTGACCGAGCACCTCAAGGAGCACAAGCACGACCACCACTCGCGTCGTGGCCTGCTGCTCCTCGTCGGCCAGCGCCGTCGTCTCCTGGGATACCTCCAGGACATCGACATCGCGCGCTACCGCTCGCTGATCGAGCGTCTCGGCCTGCGTCGCTAG
- a CDS encoding polyribonucleotide nucleotidyltransferase: protein MEGPEITFAETVIDNGRFGTRTIRFETGRLAQQAQGSAAAYIDGETMLLSATSVSKHPKDNFDFFPLTIDVEERMYAAGRIPGSFFRREGRPSTDAILTCRLIDRPLRPTFVEGLRNEVQVVITVLAIEPDELYDVLAINAASMSTQLSGLPFSGPIGGVRVALIDGQWVAFPKHSQLEQAVFNMVVAGRVTDDGDVAIMMVEAEATDESWHLIQGGQQAPTEEVVAEGLEASKPFIKQLVEAQQEVAKTAAKPTREYPLFPPYSPEALEAVAAIAEADVAAVYQIADKIERQDADDALKERVKEQVNAKIEAGELDPSIAPQVSAAYKAVSKKAMRGRVLTEGVRIDGRGLADIRALDAEVAVIPRVHGSAIFQRGETQIMGVTTLNMLKLEQQIDSLSPVTSKRYMHNYNFPPYSTGETGRVGSPKRREIGHGALAERALVPVLPSREEFPYAIRQVSEALGSNGSTSMGSVCASTLSLLNAGVPLRAPVAGIAMGLISDVVDGETRYAALTDILGAEDALGDMDFKVAGTPEFVTAIQLDTKLDGIPASVLAGALTQAKEARTKILDVLNQAIDEPDEMAPTAPRVISVNIPVDKIGEVIGPKGKVINQIQDDTGAQISIEDNGTVYIGAVDGPSAEAARAAINAIANPTNPEVGERYLGTVVKIASFGAFVSLLPGRDGLLHVTAMRPLNDGKRIEAVEDVLSVGQKLQVTITKVDDRGKLSLELVGDDSDAAEAPAEAAPAAE, encoded by the coding sequence TTGGAAGGTCCTGAGATCACGTTCGCCGAGACGGTCATCGACAATGGCCGCTTCGGCACCCGCACCATCCGCTTCGAGACCGGCCGCCTCGCCCAGCAGGCGCAGGGCTCGGCCGCCGCGTACATCGACGGCGAGACGATGCTGCTGAGCGCGACGAGCGTCAGCAAGCACCCGAAGGACAACTTCGACTTCTTCCCGCTCACGATCGACGTCGAGGAGCGGATGTACGCCGCGGGCCGCATCCCCGGCTCGTTCTTCCGTCGCGAGGGCCGCCCCTCGACCGACGCGATCCTCACGTGCCGTCTCATCGACCGCCCGCTGCGCCCGACCTTCGTCGAGGGCCTCCGCAACGAGGTGCAGGTCGTCATCACGGTGCTCGCGATCGAGCCCGACGAGCTCTACGACGTGCTGGCGATCAACGCGGCCTCCATGTCGACGCAGCTCTCGGGCCTGCCGTTCTCCGGCCCGATCGGCGGCGTGCGCGTCGCGCTCATCGACGGCCAGTGGGTCGCGTTCCCGAAGCACTCGCAGCTCGAGCAGGCCGTGTTCAACATGGTCGTCGCCGGCCGCGTGACCGACGACGGCGACGTCGCGATCATGATGGTCGAGGCCGAGGCGACCGACGAGTCGTGGCACCTCATCCAGGGCGGCCAGCAGGCGCCCACCGAGGAGGTCGTGGCCGAGGGTCTCGAGGCGTCGAAGCCCTTCATCAAGCAGCTCGTCGAGGCGCAGCAGGAGGTCGCGAAGACCGCCGCCAAGCCGACGCGCGAGTACCCGCTGTTCCCGCCCTACTCGCCCGAGGCGCTCGAGGCCGTCGCCGCGATCGCCGAGGCGGACGTCGCCGCGGTCTACCAGATCGCCGACAAGATCGAGCGGCAGGACGCCGACGACGCCCTCAAGGAGCGCGTCAAGGAGCAGGTCAACGCGAAGATCGAGGCGGGCGAGCTCGACCCGTCGATCGCCCCGCAGGTCTCGGCCGCCTACAAGGCCGTGTCGAAGAAGGCCATGCGCGGTCGCGTCCTCACCGAGGGCGTCCGCATCGACGGCCGTGGGCTCGCGGACATCCGCGCGCTCGACGCCGAGGTCGCGGTCATCCCGCGCGTGCACGGCTCCGCCATCTTCCAGCGCGGCGAGACCCAGATCATGGGCGTCACGACGCTGAACATGCTGAAGCTCGAGCAGCAGATCGACTCGCTGAGCCCGGTGACGTCGAAGCGCTACATGCACAACTACAACTTCCCGCCGTACTCGACGGGCGAGACGGGCCGCGTCGGCAGCCCGAAGCGTCGCGAGATCGGTCACGGAGCGCTCGCCGAGCGGGCGCTCGTGCCCGTGCTGCCGAGCCGCGAGGAGTTCCCGTACGCCATCCGCCAGGTCTCCGAGGCCCTCGGGTCGAACGGCTCGACCTCGATGGGCTCGGTGTGCGCCTCGACGCTCTCGCTGCTCAACGCGGGCGTGCCGCTGCGCGCACCCGTCGCGGGCATCGCGATGGGCCTCATCTCCGACGTCGTCGACGGCGAGACCCGCTACGCGGCGCTCACCGACATCCTCGGCGCCGAGGACGCCCTGGGCGACATGGACTTCAAGGTCGCGGGCACGCCCGAGTTCGTCACGGCGATCCAGCTCGACACGAAGCTCGACGGCATCCCCGCCTCGGTCCTCGCCGGCGCGCTGACGCAGGCGAAGGAGGCGCGCACGAAGATCCTCGACGTCCTGAACCAGGCGATCGACGAGCCCGACGAGATGGCGCCGACGGCGCCGCGCGTCATCAGCGTGAACATCCCGGTCGACAAGATCGGCGAGGTCATCGGCCCCAAGGGCAAGGTCATCAACCAGATCCAGGACGACACGGGCGCCCAGATCTCGATCGAGGACAACGGCACCGTCTACATCGGCGCCGTCGATGGACCCTCGGCCGAGGCTGCTCGGGCCGCGATCAACGCGATCGCGAACCCGACGAACCCCGAGGTCGGCGAGCGCTACCTCGGCACGGTCGTGAAGATCGCGTCGTTCGGCGCGTTCGTCTCGCTGCTGCCGGGACGCGACGGCCTGCTGCACGTCACCGCGATGCGCCCGCTGAACGACGGCAAGCGCATCGAGGCCGTGGAGGACGTCCTCTCGGTCGGCCAGAAGCTGCAGGTCACGATCACGAAGGTCGACGACCGGGGCAAGCTCTCGCTCGAGCTCGTCGGCGACGACTCGGACGCCGCCGAGGCGCCGGCCGAGGCCGCTCCCGCCGCGGAGTAG